In Deinococcus sp. KSM4-11, the genomic stretch CCTGCTCTTCCTCCCCATGACGCCCCTGCTCTTTCAGGGACAGGAGTGGATGGCGTCCTCGCCCTTCCACTATTTTTCGGATCATGCCGGCGACCTGGGCGCGCAGATCACGGCGGGCCGCCGCGACGAGTTCAGTCAGTTTGAGGCGTTCCTGGAAGGGTCGTCAGGTGAGGGCGTGCCCGACCCGCAGGCAGAGGGCACCTTTCGGGCCAGTGTTCTGAACTGGTCAGAGCGGCAGAAGGGCGAGCATGCCCGGACGCTGGCGCTGTACCGTCGTCTGCTCGCACTGCGCCGCCATGACCGGGTATTGGGCAGCTCCGAGCGCCGGACGCTGCGGGCGGGGTCATGTGGGTCGGTACTGTGGGTGCGCCGGGGCATGGATCAGGACAGCCGGCTGCTGCTGGTCAATGTGTCGGACGCGCCGGTGGAGTTCAGGGAGCTGCCGTCCTCTGGCGTGTATTGGCTGCTTCGCACGAACGACACCCACCCTGGCACCTGCCTGCCCGCACGATCCGCGTGGCTTCTCGCCCTCTCGTGTGCGTGGACGCCGGAGATAAGCCACCATCCACGGCGTCCCCACCATGCTGGAGCCGACAGGGTCAGGCTATGAAGGGGCCACACCCGATCTCCCGCCGTCTCGAGGTGCAGCAGGTAGGCGTCAGGGAACCGCACAGGCCACCTTTCCCTGCCATTGGGAGGGCCGGTGGAGCGCTTCCGTCACTCTCCCGCCAGGTTCATCGTGAGGCATCGATTTGGACTGCTGTGGTCAAATCAATCCGGAGCTCCTGTGATTCGTCGCCTCATCTGGTGCAGTGTTCATTCCACCCATCGGCCTCAGAACCCGTCCATTTCAGAGACACGATCAGGAGGAACCCATGACTCCGATGACAGGCGTTTCACACCAGGCCCCCAAGCGTCCTCAGATTGGGCGGCACCCATGACCTCGCAGATCACCGCAGGCATGCCTATCCTCTGCGCTGACGGCGTGCCGTACGGCACGGTCGAGGCCATCGAGCGTGAATACCTGCGCACCATGCCCACTCCTGACGGGCGCAAGCACTTCATTCCCCTCGATCAGGTGGCCAGCGTGGATGAGGCCGTGCACCTGCACGTGACCTACGACGCGTTGCTGGCGCTCCTGTGAGCCGTCGCGGTCGACCACACCGCTGTTGGCGGGTCGGGCGTCAGGTTTAAGTGTCATGGGCATTGAGGTCATCACCCCAGGATCCTGGCCCGACCTCGAGGAGGCGCTGCACCAACGGTCGTGGAATCCTGAGCTGAAGCGGTTCCGATCCCCCTTCGTCTTTCGCGGCCAGGCCTACGATGCCCCGCTCACCACGTCCTTGCAGCGGCTCTCCGGCTCCCCGCGGAGCATCGAGCGACACCTCGTGCGAGCGTTTCGCAAGTACGCCCCCGCGTCCACCGAGCCAGCCGGATCGCAATGGGCGTGGCTGACGCTGGGACAGCACCATGGCCTGCCCACCCGCCTGCTCGACTGGTCGTACTCCCCACTGGTGGCCCTGCACTTCGCCACCGCGAGTGAGGAACATGCGGGCACGGACGGGGTGGTATGGATGATCGATGTAGGGGCCACCACCGCCAGTCTCCCTGAGCAGCTGCGTTCCGTGTTGGCCCAGGAAGGCGGTGCCGTCTTCACGACCGAGATGCTGGAGATGTTCAGCGCGAACCCCGGTCGGGGCCTGCCCTTTGATGCCGAGATGAGCTGGCTCGACCGGGTCGAACAGGAGCACGGTGCACCCTACCTGCTGTTCCTGGAGCCGCCCTCGCTGGATCAGCGCATCGTTCAGCAGTCGGCCCTGTTCTCGATGCTGTCCAACCCGGAGGTGACGCTGGAGGACTGGCTGCAACCTCGCGCGGCCATGGCCCGGCGGGTGGTGGTGCCGCGCGGGCTGAAAGCGGAGGTGCGCGACCGGCTGGACGGGTGGAACATGAGCGAACGAACCCTGTTTCCTGACCTTGGGGGGTTGAGTCAATGGCTGCGGCGCTATTACCGTGACCTGCCGCCCCTCAAGGACGCGGCTCCACAGGGTCGCCCCCTGGAGGACGAACGCAATCAACACCGTTGATCACCAGTGACGCAGACGGGAGCACGTTGTGACCGTGGGCAGGGCGAACGTGGGTCTGGGCTGGTGTGGACGGTGCACGCCACTGTGGGTCGAGAGTACCGAAGGGGGGAGGAGAGGTCACGCTGAAGTGGGGCTGGCGCGTTTCACTGTGCTCAGGTCGTACTGCAGCTTCCCTAGGCGGGGCCAGACGGCATCCCTAGGGAACTTCAGCGGATGCTCACACCATCCGTGGATCAGTCAGGGACACTGGCCCATGACTCCTGATCTCGGTCATCACCGTCTTGGACTGGCAGGTGGGGTGTGAGGGCAGGCTGGCTGGTGGTTCCTGCTCTCGCTGCCGCCTACGGCACCCGGACGTTGCGAGTCCCAGTTGCTGGCTGGTCGATGACCAGTGAGCATCAGGGGGTGGGGCCCGTCACGCGCCGCCTGTACTGGATCGATATCGCGTCGCCCCAGCACAGCGATATGGAAGTCGTCGACGCTACTCTGCAGCTCCTCCCCGATCTCATGCCGTCCGTGCTGGCCCACTTCCGGCGGGTTCGGCCCACCGGGGGGCGCACCCGAGTCGGCGACCAGTTCACCATCCTGATGCTGGGCACCCGGCGCGGCCGGGTACAGGTGGTCGAGATCACCCCACACTCCTTCCGCCTGCAAACCCTGCGGCAGCACTCCGAGTCTGGCTGGATCGAGTTCCGGAGTGATCCTCTGGAGGGCAACGCCTACCGGCTGAGCGTGGTGTCCCAGGTGCGGGCGAGCAGTTGGTTTGACCGGTACGCGTACCTGCTGGGTGTGGGCATCATGCAACGCCTGACCTGGGAGAGTGGACTGCGCCGCGCCCTGCACCTGAGCGGTGGACGCAAGGTCAAACATGGCACCACCACCGTGGAATGGCCCTGACCCGGGAGCGGGGTTTCACTCATCACCAGCCAACAGCCCGTAACGCGCAGCTTGCGAGGTTATCCCACGGGTTGACCCAACTGGGCTGAAGCTCACAGCCTCCGGTTCAGTC encodes the following:
- a CDS encoding FRG domain-containing protein; this encodes MGIEVITPGSWPDLEEALHQRSWNPELKRFRSPFVFRGQAYDAPLTTSLQRLSGSPRSIERHLVRAFRKYAPASTEPAGSQWAWLTLGQHHGLPTRLLDWSYSPLVALHFATASEEHAGTDGVVWMIDVGATTASLPEQLRSVLAQEGGAVFTTEMLEMFSANPGRGLPFDAEMSWLDRVEQEHGAPYLLFLEPPSLDQRIVQQSALFSMLSNPEVTLEDWLQPRAAMARRVVVPRGLKAEVRDRLDGWNMSERTLFPDLGGLSQWLRRYYRDLPPLKDAAPQGRPLEDERNQHR
- a CDS encoding DUF2171 domain-containing protein — protein: MTSQITAGMPILCADGVPYGTVEAIEREYLRTMPTPDGRKHFIPLDQVASVDEAVHLHVTYDALLALL